A window of the Polypterus senegalus isolate Bchr_013 chromosome 4, ASM1683550v1, whole genome shotgun sequence genome harbors these coding sequences:
- the LOC120528891 gene encoding uncharacterized protein LOC120528891, giving the protein MSELQEEIKQTVLSVIPGLPEERLNPLVEKLIGLGVESFEDLVYVKEEDILEFIQPIQCRKLLNAWKHHEQKSSILAQQLVQASSPQHSPQTSSSGSSVSSMGYSASSTSVSPVFVTWPETFQVPWDSMPTGIQMAIANCQRPSPADRRQMIRVLADEIRKHESNPTRSQCLIVVRQIVKQYPKSFADMIGDKQIAGGYASLLSQLKVRIEHLNRSNTLSHRIQSNESGTIKKRSTTDSYGCTRWEPELPAGESYDSLEVKRQRMEEIFLHEGSTGADRGEVRKLMEETYCYQRRMINAIPSPTIANLKIKWPYLFMQRYMNSHFELLTDRNVLSHLEMSFKECGKLITEYFKAKPTNTIVQNVLTRGEEDVAACVLQLLLAHFEEKMDGLILQTDAFATSADIHGTLNLPGSPRLIILGT; this is encoded by the exons ATGTCTGAGTTacaagaagaaattaaacaaactgtATTGTCAGTAATACCAGGCCTTCCTGAGGAGCGACTCAATCCGTTAGTTGAGAAACTTATAGGCCTAGGAGTAGAGAGTTTTGAAGATTTAGTGTATGTGAAAGAAGAGGACATCTTAGAGTTCATACAACCTATCCAGTGCCGAAAACTGCTCAATGCCTGGAAACATCACG aACAAAAAAGCAGCATTTTGGCTCAGCAACTTGTTCAAGCAAGCTCTCCTCAACATTCACCACAAACAAGCTCCTCAGGCTCCTCTGTAAGTAGCATGGGATATTCTGCATCTTCTACCAGTGTGTCTCCTGTGTTTGTTACCTGGCCTGAAACCTTCCAAGTACCCTGGGACTCAATGCCAACTGGTATACAAATGGCTATTGCAAATTGCCAGAGACCTTCACCTGCTGACCGAAGACAAATGATAAGGGTCCTTGctgatgaaataagaaaacatgaaTCAAATCCCACCAGATCACAATGCCTTATAGTTGTTCGCCAAATAGTCAAGCAGTATCCAAAGAGTTTTGCAGACATGATTGGTGACAAGCAGATTGCAGGTGGATATGCTTCTCTTCTGTCACAGCTCAAAGTGCGCATAGAGCATCTGAACCGGAGCAACACACTAAGTCATCGGATCCAGAGTAATGAGAGTGGAACCATTAAAAAGAGAAGCACCACAGACTCCTATGGTTGCACACGATGGGAGCCTGAACTTCCAGCTGGTGAAAGTTATGACAGCCTTGAAGTGAAGCGTCAAAGAATGGAGGAGATATTTCTTCATGAGGGAAGCACTggagcagacagaggagaagttCGTAAGTTGATGGAGGAAACATATTGCTACCAGCGTCGAATGATAAATGCCATCCCGTCTCCTACCATTgccaatttgaaaataaaatggccatACCTCTTCATGCAGAGGTATATGAATAGTCATTTTGAACTACTCACTGACAGAAATGTCCTCAGCCATTTGGAAATGTCATTTAAAGAATGTGGGAAACTCATTACTGAGTATTTTAAAGCCAAGCCAACTAATACCATTGTTCAGAATGTCCTAACCAGGGGTGAAGAGGATGTGGCTGCCTGTGTCTTGCAGCTACTCCTTGCACATTTTGAGGAGAAAATGGATGGGCTCATCCTTCAAACAGAT gCATTTGCCACATCAGCAGACATCCACGGAACACTCAACTTGCCTGGCAGTCCTCGACTGATAATTCTTGGTACGTAA